The following coding sequences lie in one Arthrobacter sp. SLBN-122 genomic window:
- a CDS encoding rhamnogalacturonan lyase has protein sequence MCSPKSPAGRAWKAAPAAAAATLTAAALAFTGVPFAAADPGQPTPAVSGPTRQVENLDRAPVAVLTDQGVTLGWRMLGLDKDSVGFHVIRDGVQITDEPIRSTTTYVDPAGTAASKYVIKTVGNGNGQDKLSAEFSPLPQNYLPIKLDKPADGVSKDGKPYTYTANDSTVADLDGDGAYEIIQLWNPSNAQDNSKSGYTGNVYVDAYKMDGTKLWRIDLGRNIRAGAHYTQMLAYDFDGDGKGEVAFKTADGTTDAAGTVIGDPAADYRNSAGYVLSGPEYLTVFNGASGTIMDTVPYDPPRGSVAAWGDSYGNRVDRFLAGVAYLDGEHPSMMFSRGYYTRTVLVTYDLVNGKLVKRWKFDSDVAGAEYKGQGNHNLSVADVDQDGKDEFVFGSMTIDDDGTPLYNTKLGHGDAIHTGDLDPSRPGLETFAVHESMSASGNRGATFRDAATGEVLWSIPAVKDTGRGATGDIDPRFPGSESWAVGGDAAWNSPVGFLMSAKGERISDKIPAANFMAWWDGDPLREIVDHDFNAEAGVGVPTISKWNWETETSDRLLTATGARTNNHTKGNPSLQADLLGDWREELVFPSADSTELRVYTTTSPTEIRLRTLMHDPMYRTAVARETVGYNQPPHPSFFIGEGMQTPAMPAVFYAGSTK, from the coding sequence ATGTGTTCCCCGAAGTCGCCAGCGGGCAGGGCCTGGAAGGCTGCGCCCGCCGCAGCCGCGGCCACTCTCACCGCAGCGGCGCTCGCTTTCACCGGTGTCCCGTTCGCCGCTGCTGATCCAGGCCAGCCAACCCCGGCAGTGTCCGGACCCACGCGCCAGGTGGAAAACCTGGACCGCGCCCCGGTGGCAGTGCTCACGGACCAGGGCGTCACCCTGGGCTGGCGGATGCTGGGCCTGGACAAGGACAGCGTGGGCTTCCATGTCATCCGCGACGGCGTCCAAATCACCGACGAGCCCATCCGCAGCACCACCACCTATGTGGACCCGGCGGGAACGGCCGCCTCGAAGTACGTCATCAAGACGGTGGGCAACGGCAATGGGCAGGACAAGCTCAGTGCGGAGTTCAGCCCGCTGCCGCAGAACTACCTGCCCATCAAACTGGACAAGCCGGCTGATGGCGTCAGCAAGGACGGTAAGCCGTACACCTACACGGCCAACGATTCGACCGTGGCGGACCTGGACGGCGATGGCGCCTACGAAATCATCCAGCTCTGGAACCCCTCCAACGCGCAGGACAACTCCAAGTCCGGCTACACCGGCAACGTATACGTCGATGCCTACAAGATGGACGGCACCAAGCTGTGGCGCATCGACCTGGGCCGAAACATCCGTGCCGGAGCCCACTACACGCAGATGCTGGCCTACGACTTTGACGGCGACGGCAAGGGGGAAGTGGCCTTCAAGACCGCGGACGGCACCACCGATGCGGCAGGGACGGTCATCGGCGACCCCGCCGCGGATTACCGAAACAGCGCCGGCTACGTCCTCTCCGGGCCGGAATACCTCACGGTGTTCAACGGCGCCAGCGGCACCATCATGGACACCGTTCCCTACGACCCGCCCCGTGGAAGCGTTGCCGCCTGGGGAGACAGTTATGGAAACCGCGTGGACCGTTTCCTGGCAGGCGTTGCCTACCTCGACGGCGAGCACCCGTCCATGATGTTCAGCCGCGGCTACTACACCCGCACCGTCCTGGTCACCTACGACCTGGTCAACGGCAAACTGGTCAAGCGGTGGAAGTTCGATTCCGACGTTGCCGGCGCCGAATACAAAGGCCAGGGCAACCACAACCTCTCCGTGGCGGACGTGGACCAGGACGGCAAGGACGAGTTCGTCTTCGGCTCCATGACCATCGACGACGACGGCACCCCGCTGTACAACACCAAGCTGGGCCACGGCGACGCCATCCACACCGGCGACCTTGATCCGTCACGCCCGGGCCTGGAGACGTTCGCCGTGCACGAGAGCATGTCCGCCAGTGGCAACCGCGGTGCCACCTTCCGTGACGCCGCAACGGGCGAGGTGCTGTGGAGCATTCCCGCCGTCAAGGACACCGGCCGCGGCGCCACCGGCGACATCGACCCCCGCTTCCCCGGCTCGGAAAGCTGGGCCGTCGGCGGCGACGCTGCCTGGAACTCGCCCGTCGGGTTCCTGATGTCCGCCAAGGGCGAGCGGATTTCGGACAAGATCCCGGCCGCCAACTTCATGGCGTGGTGGGACGGCGACCCGCTGCGGGAAATCGTCGACCACGACTTCAATGCCGAGGCCGGCGTGGGCGTACCCACCATCTCCAAATGGAACTGGGAGACCGAAACCAGCGACCGGCTCCTCACGGCCACCGGCGCCCGCACCAACAACCACACCAAGGGAAACCCGTCACTTCAGGCGGACCTGCTGGGCGACTGGCGCGAGGAGCTGGTGTTCCCGTCCGCGGACAGCACCGAACTGCGGGTTTACACCACCACCTCACCCACGGAGATCCGGCTCCGCACCCTGATGCACGACCCGATGTACCGGACCGCGGTAGCCCGCGAAACAGTGGGCTACAACCAGCCGCCGCACCCGAGCTTCTTCATCGGCGAGGGCATGCAGACCCCGGCCATGCCGGCCGTTTTCTACGCAGGAAGCACCAAGTAA
- a CDS encoding NADPH-dependent F420 reductase, with protein sequence MTTIGIIGAGHIGSQVARKAVELGYDVVISNSRGPQTLQDLVSELGPNARAATAAEAAAAGDFAVVTVPFKNYKDVPVEPLAGKIVIDTNNYYWERDGRIPALDNGEATTSGLLQEHLPQSKVAKGFNHIMAKDITTDGTPAGTENRRALATASNYPEAAELVTRLYDEFGFDTVDVGPLSESWRVERDRPAYVKRQNALELKDNLAKAPRTV encoded by the coding sequence ATGACAACAATCGGAATCATCGGTGCAGGACATATTGGAAGCCAGGTTGCACGGAAGGCCGTGGAACTGGGCTACGACGTAGTCATCAGCAACTCCCGGGGCCCGCAAACCCTCCAGGACCTGGTTTCCGAGCTGGGCCCCAACGCCCGGGCGGCAACGGCAGCTGAAGCGGCAGCCGCCGGGGACTTCGCCGTGGTCACGGTGCCATTCAAGAACTACAAGGACGTTCCCGTGGAGCCGCTCGCGGGCAAGATTGTGATTGACACCAACAACTACTACTGGGAGCGGGACGGCAGGATCCCCGCCCTGGACAATGGTGAAGCAACCACCTCGGGCCTGCTGCAGGAGCACCTGCCCCAGTCCAAGGTGGCCAAGGGCTTCAACCACATCATGGCCAAGGACATCACCACCGACGGAACTCCGGCCGGCACCGAAAACCGGCGTGCGCTGGCCACCGCCAGCAATTACCCCGAAGCCGCGGAGCTGGTGACCCGCCTCTACGACGAATTCGGCTTCGACACCGTGGACGTCGGGCCGCTGTCCGAGAGCTGGCGCGTCGAGCGGGACCGCCCCGCCTACGTGAAGCGGCAGAACGCCCTGGAGCTGAAGGACAACCTGGCCAAGGCGCCACGGACCGTCTGA
- a CDS encoding Lrp/AsnC family transcriptional regulator gives MLSMHLIDALDAEILLTLDQDPQATVLSLSRTLGVARNTVHARLRRLASDGSLAPFSQRVRTEALGLPLLAFISISISQSSSDIAVAALQTIPEIIEMHATTGDADLLAKVAAKDPADLHRITNAMLAIDGVVRTSTAMSLVEVMPTRTLPLLQAATRK, from the coding sequence ATGCTTAGTATGCACCTCATCGATGCTCTTGATGCAGAGATCCTCCTCACACTCGACCAGGACCCGCAGGCCACCGTGCTGTCCCTCTCAAGGACGCTGGGCGTGGCGCGGAATACTGTGCACGCCCGGCTCCGCCGCCTTGCCAGCGACGGGAGCCTGGCGCCCTTCAGCCAGCGGGTGCGGACGGAAGCGTTGGGCCTGCCGCTGCTGGCCTTCATCTCCATTTCCATCAGCCAGTCCTCGAGTGACATTGCCGTGGCGGCGCTGCAGACCATCCCGGAAATCATCGAGATGCATGCCACCACCGGTGACGCCGACCTGCTCGCCAAGGTGGCCGCGAAGGACCCGGCCGACCTCCACCGCATCACCAACGCGATGCTGGCGATTGACGGCGTCGTCCGCACCAGCACGGCCATGTCCCTGGTGGAGGTCATGCCCACCCGCACCCTGCCGCTGCTGCAGGCGGCAACACGCAAATAG
- a CDS encoding threonine/serine dehydratase: protein MITRADVDQAAQRTAGLIRRTPVMEADPGAVKGQVWFKCEFMQHTGTFKARGALNRILASKERGELRADVGVVVASGGNAGLANAYAARQLGVPATVFVPEAAPPVKVSKLKAIGATVIQGGAEYAAAYQAAVVHAEETGAIYCHAYDQPEIAAGAGTVGSELLEQVPDVGTVLVAVGGGGLMAGVAAAVEGFAKVVAVEPETAPTLHAALAAGEPVDVAVSGVAADSLGARRIGDIGFSVAVRCGVESVLVTDEQIIAARSALWNDYRIVVEHGAAAAYAALTSGAYVPRKDERVAVILCGANTDPATL, encoded by the coding sequence ATGATCACCCGCGCCGACGTTGACCAGGCCGCACAGCGGACCGCGGGCCTCATCCGCAGGACCCCCGTCATGGAGGCGGACCCGGGCGCCGTCAAGGGCCAGGTCTGGTTCAAATGCGAATTCATGCAGCACACGGGCACGTTCAAGGCACGCGGCGCACTCAACCGGATCCTGGCCAGCAAGGAGCGGGGCGAATTGCGGGCGGACGTGGGCGTTGTGGTGGCGTCCGGCGGAAACGCTGGCCTGGCCAACGCCTATGCGGCCAGGCAGCTCGGGGTGCCCGCAACCGTCTTCGTGCCGGAAGCAGCTCCGCCAGTCAAAGTGAGCAAACTGAAGGCCATCGGCGCCACCGTGATCCAGGGCGGTGCAGAGTACGCGGCCGCCTACCAGGCCGCCGTCGTGCACGCGGAGGAGACCGGCGCCATCTACTGCCATGCCTATGACCAGCCGGAAATCGCCGCGGGTGCCGGGACCGTTGGCTCCGAGTTACTGGAACAGGTGCCGGACGTGGGCACCGTGTTGGTGGCCGTGGGCGGCGGGGGGCTGATGGCGGGAGTAGCTGCCGCGGTCGAAGGCTTTGCCAAAGTCGTGGCCGTTGAGCCCGAAACGGCCCCCACCCTGCACGCTGCCCTGGCGGCGGGGGAACCGGTGGACGTAGCGGTATCGGGAGTGGCGGCGGACTCCCTGGGTGCCCGGCGCATAGGCGACATTGGATTCTCCGTGGCGGTCCGCTGCGGCGTCGAAAGCGTCCTGGTGACCGACGAACAGATCATTGCCGCGCGTTCCGCGCTGTGGAACGACTACCGGATAGTGGTGGAGCACGGCGCCGCAGCTGCCTACGCCGCGCTGACCTCCGGCGCCTACGTGCCGCGGAAGGATGAACGCGTTGCGGTCATCCTGTGCGGCGCCAACACGGATCCGGCCACGCTGTAG
- a CDS encoding YitT family protein, with the protein MEGPTAAPSAPPSAVRHSMVEDVLGIGTGAFAASLGLFLLKSSGAVTGGTAGLALLLSYSAPLPFGVLFFTVNLPFFALAVWKKGWNFALRTGAAIALVSVMASLHPAALGSLHIDPAYGVLGGNLLAGVGLLILFRHQSSLGGFNILALLLQEKLKWRAGYVQMVLDVAIVLASLILVTPLMVLLSAAGATLLNLIIALNHRPGRYLGK; encoded by the coding sequence ATGGAAGGGCCGACGGCGGCACCTTCAGCGCCGCCGTCGGCCGTCCGTCATTCCATGGTTGAGGACGTCCTGGGCATCGGGACGGGGGCGTTCGCCGCGTCGCTGGGACTGTTCCTGCTCAAATCCAGCGGGGCGGTGACCGGCGGTACCGCCGGCTTGGCGCTGCTGCTCAGCTATTCGGCCCCGCTGCCGTTCGGCGTCCTCTTCTTTACGGTGAACCTTCCGTTCTTCGCCCTGGCGGTGTGGAAGAAGGGCTGGAACTTCGCCCTCCGCACCGGCGCCGCCATCGCCCTTGTCTCGGTGATGGCCAGCCTGCACCCTGCAGCCCTGGGGTCCCTGCATATCGACCCGGCGTACGGCGTGCTGGGCGGAAATCTGCTCGCCGGCGTCGGCCTCCTGATCCTGTTCCGGCACCAGTCCAGCCTGGGCGGTTTCAACATCCTGGCCCTTCTGCTGCAGGAAAAGCTGAAATGGCGGGCCGGGTATGTGCAGATGGTGCTGGACGTAGCCATCGTCCTGGCATCGCTCATCCTCGTGACGCCGCTGATGGTGCTGCTGTCCGCCGCCGGCGCCACTCTCCTGAACCTGATCATTGCCCTGAACCACCGGCCCGGCCGCTACCTGGGAAAGTAG